A stretch of Natronobacterium texcoconense DNA encodes these proteins:
- a CDS encoding acyltransferase, giving the protein MTADPHRSRHDRVDRHPTPGARNSLAYWTDAKNPLLIAYNYILVWLARISPSLRLRRWALRRIGVTVGPGVSWGLEATPDVFWPELITLEDHAIVGYDATLLCHEFLQDEYRTGEIVVGERAMIGAGAIVLPGVEIGADASVAANSLVTRDVEPGTTVAGVPARPMGSGTDESDGDATGTEDGEKP; this is encoded by the coding sequence GACAGCCGACCCTCACCGCTCCAGACACGATCGCGTGGATCGCCATCCGACGCCCGGTGCCCGGAACTCGCTTGCCTACTGGACGGACGCGAAGAATCCGTTACTGATCGCGTACAACTACATCCTGGTCTGGCTCGCCAGAATCTCGCCGAGCCTTCGGCTCCGACGGTGGGCGCTGCGACGGATCGGCGTCACCGTCGGGCCGGGCGTCTCCTGGGGACTCGAGGCGACGCCGGACGTCTTCTGGCCGGAACTGATCACCCTGGAGGACCACGCCATCGTCGGCTACGATGCGACCTTGCTCTGTCACGAGTTCCTCCAGGACGAATACCGGACGGGTGAGATCGTCGTCGGCGAGCGAGCGATGATCGGCGCCGGAGCGATCGTTCTGCCGGGCGTCGAGATCGGTGCGGACGCGAGCGTGGCGGCGAACTCGCTCGTTACGCGGGACGTAGAACCGGGGACTACCGTCGCGGGTGTACCCGCACGGCCGATGGGCAGCGGGACCGACGAATCTGACGGCGACGCTACAGGGACGGAAGACGGCGAAAAACCGTAG
- a CDS encoding NAD(P)/FAD-dependent oxidoreductase, producing the protein MTENVVVLGAGYAGTGAISKLQSELGGNARLTWIADVDYHLVLHESHRVIRDPDVRSDITIPVDRIADPSTRFIQDEVTGLDTDEQVVELDDGEDVDYDYVLVALGTQTAYYGIPGLEDHSLTLKSLDDALEIHEAVTEASQEATRGEPAQVVIGGAGLSGIQTAGEIAEFRDNHRAPIEIHLVEALDEIFPGNDPEIQQALRDLLEDAGVRIHTDDPITEATEDHIEFDEGDPLEHDVLVWTGGITGRDALDGVDLENEHNRVTTEANFQTSDERVFAVGDSAIVDQGDQPAPPTAQAAWQAADVAGENIARAIENRPLKTWEYDDKGTVVSVGDKAVAHDVKALPLFDTFGGLPAKQLKKLIAGRWIASVSSWNDARKAWPSL; encoded by the coding sequence ATGACTGAGAACGTCGTCGTACTCGGCGCAGGGTACGCCGGTACAGGCGCGATTTCCAAACTCCAGTCGGAACTCGGTGGCAACGCTCGTCTAACGTGGATCGCGGACGTGGACTACCACCTCGTTTTGCACGAATCACACCGCGTGATCCGTGATCCCGACGTCCGATCCGACATCACGATCCCAGTCGATCGGATCGCCGACCCCTCGACCCGGTTCATCCAGGACGAGGTCACCGGCCTCGATACCGACGAACAGGTCGTCGAACTCGACGACGGCGAAGACGTCGACTACGACTACGTCCTCGTCGCACTCGGGACCCAGACCGCCTACTACGGTATCCCCGGCCTCGAGGACCACTCGTTGACGCTCAAGAGTCTGGACGACGCCCTCGAGATCCACGAGGCCGTTACGGAAGCCAGCCAGGAGGCCACCCGCGGCGAACCCGCACAGGTCGTCATCGGCGGCGCCGGTCTCTCGGGTATCCAGACCGCCGGCGAAATCGCGGAGTTCCGTGACAACCACCGCGCACCGATCGAGATCCACCTCGTCGAGGCACTCGATGAGATCTTCCCCGGTAACGATCCCGAAATCCAGCAGGCCCTGCGTGACCTGCTCGAGGACGCCGGCGTCCGAATCCACACGGACGACCCGATCACGGAAGCGACCGAGGACCACATCGAGTTCGACGAGGGCGACCCGCTCGAGCACGACGTGCTCGTCTGGACCGGCGGCATTACGGGCCGCGACGCACTCGACGGCGTCGACCTCGAGAACGAACACAACCGCGTCACGACCGAGGCGAACTTCCAGACCTCCGACGAGCGCGTCTTCGCCGTCGGCGACTCCGCGATCGTCGATCAGGGCGACCAGCCCGCACCGCCGACGGCACAGGCCGCCTGGCAAGCAGCCGACGTCGCCGGCGAGAACATCGCCCGCGCGATCGAGAACCGCCCGCTCAAGACCTGGGAGTACGACGACAAGGGAACCGTCGTCTCCGTCGGCGACAAGGCCGTCGCTCACGACGTGAAGGCGCTCCCGCTGTTCGATACGTTCGGCGGTCTCCCGGCCAAACAGCTGAAAAAGCTCATCGCCGGCCGCTGGATCGCCAGCGTCTCCTCCTGGAACGACGCACGCAAAGCCTGGCCGTCGCTGTAA
- the rocF gene encoding arginase translates to MVSTVRIIGAPMDFGANRRGVDMGPSAIRYAGLAEELEKAGVDPVDVGDLPIPRAEEIDPENEADGNAKFLDEIEDVSRRLADRVAATLEDGEFPLVLGGDHSIAIGSMHGSAREADLGAIWFDAHADLNTPETSPSGNVHGMPLGAVLGRGSFGEMEWAHAPRIREESIAYVGLRSIDESERELVRNSEMTAFTMSDVDERGMTAVVEDALEVATDGTDGIHVSLDLDMVDPKAAPGVGTPVRGGVTYREAHAALETVSERHKRDDILRSMDVVEVNPILDDRNETAMLAAELTASAFGKRIL, encoded by the coding sequence ATGGTTTCGACCGTTCGAATTATTGGTGCACCGATGGACTTCGGTGCGAATCGACGAGGAGTGGACATGGGCCCGTCCGCAATTCGGTACGCCGGACTCGCCGAGGAACTCGAGAAGGCGGGCGTCGATCCGGTCGACGTCGGCGACCTCCCGATCCCTCGAGCGGAGGAGATCGACCCCGAAAACGAGGCCGACGGGAACGCGAAGTTCCTCGACGAAATCGAGGACGTGAGCCGACGGCTCGCCGACCGGGTCGCGGCGACGCTCGAGGATGGCGAGTTCCCGCTGGTCCTCGGCGGCGATCACTCTATCGCGATCGGATCGATGCACGGCTCGGCACGCGAGGCAGATCTCGGTGCGATCTGGTTCGACGCCCACGCCGACCTCAACACCCCGGAGACCTCCCCCAGCGGTAACGTCCACGGGATGCCACTCGGCGCGGTGCTCGGTCGCGGCTCGTTCGGGGAGATGGAGTGGGCCCACGCGCCCCGCATTCGGGAGGAGTCGATCGCCTACGTCGGCCTCCGGAGCATCGACGAGAGCGAACGGGAACTGGTCCGAAACAGCGAGATGACCGCGTTCACGATGTCCGACGTGGACGAGCGCGGGATGACGGCCGTCGTCGAGGACGCACTCGAGGTCGCGACCGACGGCACCGACGGTATTCACGTCAGTCTCGATCTGGACATGGTCGATCCGAAGGCCGCACCAGGCGTCGGTACCCCCGTCCGTGGCGGTGTCACCTACCGCGAAGCCCACGCCGCACTCGAGACGGTTTCCGAACGCCACAAACGCGACGACATCCTCCGGTCGATGGACGTCGTCGAGGTGAACCCGATTCTCGACGACCGCAACGAGACGGCGATGCTCGCGGCCGAACTTACGGCGAGTGCGTTCGGCAAGCGAATCCTGTAA
- a CDS encoding metal-dependent transcriptional regulator, whose product MMLSDVMEDYLKAIYQLQRETDDRIKTSEIAEELDVTSPTVTSMLDKLEDRGLVDREKYRGVTLTDEGETVALEVVRHHRLLEAYLTEHLDYDWSEVHAEADRLEHHISEDFEARVADALGDPEVDPHGSPIPSPELEPPERPDGEPVSEFSEGDTVVVEEVADRDPEILSYLADHGVEPGVELEILEVAPFGMVTARSSEGDDPVSLPDRVAHHVRVAQPAELER is encoded by the coding sequence ATGATGCTGAGCGACGTGATGGAAGACTATCTCAAGGCGATCTATCAGCTCCAGCGGGAGACCGACGACAGGATCAAGACCTCGGAAATCGCCGAAGAGCTAGACGTCACGTCGCCGACCGTCACCAGCATGCTCGACAAACTCGAGGACCGCGGGCTGGTCGACCGCGAGAAGTACCGCGGCGTCACCCTGACCGACGAGGGCGAGACCGTCGCGCTGGAGGTCGTTCGACACCACCGGCTGCTCGAGGCCTACCTCACCGAGCACCTGGACTACGACTGGTCGGAGGTCCACGCGGAGGCAGACCGTCTCGAACACCACATCAGCGAGGACTTCGAGGCCCGCGTCGCCGACGCACTCGGCGATCCGGAGGTCGACCCCCACGGCTCGCCGATCCCCAGCCCGGAGCTCGAGCCGCCCGAGCGACCCGACGGCGAACCTGTCTCCGAGTTTTCCGAGGGAGACACCGTCGTCGTCGAAGAGGTCGCCGACCGCGATCCCGAAATTCTCTCTTATCTCGCCGACCACGGCGTCGAACCCGGCGTCGAACTCGAGATTCTCGAGGTCGCTCCCTTCGGCATGGTGACGGCCCGCTCGAGCGAGGGCGACGATCCCGTCTCCCTTCCCGACCGCGTCGCCCATCACGTCCGCGTCGCTCAGCCCGCCGAACTCGAACGGTAA
- a CDS encoding ZIP family metal transporter gives MSDRSLYDLPRWVLAIGPVVILLAVFAVLFLTSPFGNLDAVDEASTLEILWMLTIIGSIAGIIPVAIGMLWFPFIRDLDPRYLHAFLAMAAGVLAFIAVEMTEDMIFDYGVNVENTAVAAAAAIVGIGGTFAVMYAASKWRQRKMADTERSGLEIAYLVALALGLHSIGEGLAIGVAYIDENPTLLMLLVLAFVMHNVLEGPTVVAAVARDRETPMLRHFAAMGVIAGGPVILGGWIGSLAHSYLLAVLFFAIAIGAILQVLIEVAELIRFDAEAVLTRVNAATFAGGFVLMFLLEDVLTDVLLEGWLIPV, from the coding sequence ATGAGCGATCGATCGCTGTATGATCTCCCACGGTGGGTTCTCGCGATCGGCCCAGTCGTGATCTTGCTCGCCGTCTTCGCAGTGCTCTTTCTGACCTCGCCGTTCGGAAACCTAGATGCGGTCGACGAGGCGAGTACGCTGGAGATCCTCTGGATGCTGACGATCATCGGCTCGATCGCCGGTATCATCCCCGTCGCGATCGGGATGCTCTGGTTCCCGTTCATCCGCGATCTGGACCCGCGGTATCTACATGCGTTCCTCGCGATGGCGGCCGGCGTCCTCGCGTTCATCGCTGTCGAGATGACCGAGGACATGATCTTCGACTACGGCGTCAACGTCGAGAACACGGCCGTCGCCGCAGCAGCAGCCATCGTCGGCATCGGCGGGACGTTCGCCGTGATGTACGCCGCGAGCAAGTGGCGACAGCGGAAGATGGCCGACACGGAGCGAAGTGGCCTTGAGATCGCCTATCTCGTCGCGCTCGCGCTCGGCCTCCACAGCATCGGCGAGGGGCTCGCCATCGGTGTGGCCTACATCGACGAAAATCCGACCTTACTCATGCTGCTCGTGCTGGCGTTCGTGATGCACAACGTCCTTGAGGGGCCGACGGTCGTCGCCGCCGTCGCACGCGACAGGGAGACCCCGATGCTTCGACACTTTGCGGCGATGGGCGTCATCGCCGGTGGTCCGGTCATCCTCGGCGGCTGGATCGGCAGCTTGGCCCACTCCTACCTGCTTGCCGTCCTGTTCTTCGCGATCGCCATCGGCGCGATCTTGCAGGTGCTGATCGAAGTCGCCGAACTCATCCGGTTCGACGCCGAAGCCGTCCTCACGCGCGTCAACGCGGCGACGTTCGCCGGCGGCTTCGTACTTATGTTCCTGCTCGAGGACGTCCTTACCGACGTCCTGCTCGAGGGCTGGCTGATCCCGGTCTGA
- a CDS encoding Rrf2 family transcriptional regulator — MSSIELTPSQKKILRALTNLHKDTEDAIKGEDIAEQVDRNPGTIRNQMQSLKALQLVEGVPGPKGGYKPTAAAYEALEIQQMDDPASVPLEHEGEPVEDVIVEEIDLSSVHHPELCRAEVHMQGSFDAISEDDAVTVGPTPLSKLVIDGRVDGKDDTNNILILRIEDMVAPAEEPEH; from the coding sequence ATGTCATCAATCGAACTGACACCGAGTCAGAAGAAGATCCTTCGTGCGCTGACGAACCTCCACAAGGACACGGAGGACGCCATCAAGGGCGAGGACATCGCCGAGCAGGTCGACCGCAACCCGGGGACGATCCGCAACCAGATGCAGAGTCTCAAAGCCCTCCAACTGGTAGAAGGTGTACCCGGACCGAAAGGCGGCTACAAGCCGACCGCTGCCGCGTACGAGGCCCTCGAGATCCAGCAGATGGACGATCCCGCCTCCGTACCGCTCGAACACGAGGGCGAACCCGTCGAGGACGTCATCGTCGAAGAGATCGACCTCTCGAGTGTCCATCATCCCGAACTCTGCCGTGCCGAAGTTCACATGCAGGGAAGTTTCGATGCCATCTCCGAAGACGACGCCGTCACCGTCGGTCCGACGCCACTGTCGAAACTCGTCATCGACGGCCGGGTCGACGGTAAAGACGACACGAACAACATCCTCATCCTCCGAATCGAGGACATGGTCGCACCGGCAGAAGAGCCCGAGCACTGA